The Campylobacter hyointestinalis subsp. hyointestinalis nucleotide sequence GGAAACTCTGTGATAAAAAACTCGGTTATCAAAAGCGGCTCGGTCATAGAATACAGCCAAGTAGATAGCAGCGACGTAGGACCTATGGCTCATTTAAGACCAAACTCAAAGATCAAAAAAACACATATCGGAAACTTCGTCGAGCTTAAAAACGCTAACTTAGATACCGTAAAAGCTGGGCATCTAAGCTACCTTGGAGATTGTGATATAAGTAGTGGTACAAATATAGGATGTGGCACTATAACTTGCAATTACGACGGTAAAAAAAAGTATAAAACTATCATAGGCAAAAACGTATTTATAGGAAGCGATACTCAGTTAGTCGCTCCAGTGAGCATAGCTGATGATACTCTAGTAGCAGCTGGAAGCACTGTCACAAAAGATAGCAATAAAGGAGATCTAATCATCACTAGAAATGCTCAAATCAACAAACCCATGTATTTTTACAAATTTTTTGGTAAAAATGATGAAAAATAAAAGAGTTTTACTAGCAGTTTGTGGAAGCGTAAGCTTTTATAAGGCTTACGAAATTCTAAGTATGCTAAAAAAAGAAGGGGCAAATGTCCGTGTTATGCTAAGTGATGGAGCTTTAAAATTTACAAATATTTTAAGTTTTGAAGCACTTTGTGATGAAAAAGTACTTTCTAGCGTGAGCGAAGACTGGCAAAAAGGAGTAAACCATATAAACTATAGCAAAAATGACCTTATCATCATAGCGCCGGCTTCTGCAAACACTATAAATAAAATAGCGTATGGCATCGCAGATAGCGTATTTTTACAAACCATACTAGCTTCTACTTGTCCAAAGCTTATAGCGCCTTCAGCAAATAACAATATGCTTGAAAACTTTGCAACCAAAAAAAGCTTAGAGATACTCTCACAAAACGGTTATGAGATCTGTGAGCCAGTCTCAAAAACTCTAGCTTGTAAAGACTTTGGAAAAGGCGCTTTGAATGAACCTAAAACTATAGTTGCTATGGCTAGAAGAATTCTAAACAAAGACGAGTTTTACGCAAACAAAAAAGTCATTATCACAGGCGGAGCCACAACAGAGAAAATAGACGACGTAAGAGGTATCACGAACTTTTCTAGCGGTAAAATGGCAAAAGCCCTAGCAGACGCATTTTACTACGCTGGAAGTGAAGTTATTTTCATCAGTTCAACACAGTTTGAAGTGCCATATAAAATAGTTAAATTTCAAAGCTCAAATGAGCTTTTAGAGACTATAAATTCACAAAAAGTAAAGGGTAATGATTTGCTCGTTATGTGCGCAGCAGTCAGCGACTATATACCAAAAAATAAATTCAATGGTAAGATGAAAAAAGATGAAAATGGGCTAAATTTAGAGCTAATTTTAAATAAAGACATACTAAAAAATATAAATTTGAACTGCAAGAAAATCGGCTTCAAAATGGAAATGGATAAAAAGACAGCAGTACAAAATGCTTTAAATTTACTAAAAGATAAAAACCTAGACGCTGTTTGCTTAAATGTTTTAGGAGGCGATATACACTTTGGAAGCGACGAAACAAGCATTTGCTTTATCACTAAAACGGATTCAAAATCCACAGAACTAAAAAGTAAATTTGAAGTCGCAAAAGACATAGTGGAGTTTAGCAAATCTATATGATAAGTAAAATTTCAAAGATCCAAACTCAAAATACGCCAAATAGTACTGCTATCATAAATGCAAGCCTTCCAGTCATCATAAAAGTCATAGAAAAAACTGGATATAATAGATATAATCTCAAATTTGGAAGCAAATTTCTAAGTACAAAATCACAGCGAGATCTTGAAGTCGGTGGTGAATATTTCGCAAATATAGGTTCTCAAAGCGGCGGCGTGATAAATATAAACGGACTTATCAAAAGACAATCTCATCACTGTTTAGAAGACGGAGCGAGTTTGGTAGAATACCTGCTTGCAAATGGCGATCCAGATCTATTTGCTAAAGAGATCAAAAACCGCCTTGCTACGGCAAAAAATAGTACGAATTTTAGCATATACGCATCTATGATACTAGCCTTAGAAAATGGGATAATCAGCGTTCCATTTCTATATGAGAATAGATACGCGCTAATACAGATAAAACTTGGAGATCCACTTGAGCTGTATCTACTTTTTGACAATTTTGCACCATTTAAAGCACTCATAAGCGAAGGTAAATTTATAAAGATAACTACTCCATATAAGAGCTTTTCGTCAGCATTTTATAATATTTTTGGTTGTAATTGCGAAGTAGGAAATGTAGAGCCGTTTTGGCAACAAAAAGAAAATTTTTTAGATTTTAGGGGTTAAGACTTGAACAAACTAGATCACTTGGCTATCATAATGGACGGTAATGGCAGATGGGCTAAAAACCACGGACTTATCCGCACAAAAGGACATGAAGTAGGAGCTAAAGCCGTCACGGATATCGCTAAGTTTTGCATAGAAAATTCTATTAAAAATTTAACTCTTTACGCATTTAGCACAGAAAATTGGAAAAGACCTAAAAAAGAGGTAGATTTTCTAATGAAATTACTAAAAGATTTTCTAGTATCAAAACGAGATCTATTTATACAAAATAGCATTAAATTTCACACTATAGGAGACATCGAGCCTTTTAGCAAAGACTTAAAAGACGAGATATTAAATTTAAAAAATCTCACTTCTAAATTTGATAAACTAAATTTTATTTTAGCTATAAATTACGGCGGTAGAGATGAGATAATTCGTGCCGCAAATAAAGCCCTGGGGCATAGCAAAGATGGAAAACTTAGCGAAAAAAGCTTAAGCCAGAACCTAGATACAAGCGAGTTTGGCGACGTAGATCTACTCATTCGCACCGGTGGTGAGCAAAGACTCAGCAACTTTTTGCTTTGGCAAGCAAGCTATGCGGAGCTCTGTTTTACGCCGACGCTTTGGCCAGATTTTAAAAGCAGTGAGCTTAAAGATATCATCCAAAAATATCAAAAAACGCATAGAAAATTTGGAGGTCTGTAGTGGAAATTTACTATACGTTATTTTTTATATTTGGAGTTTGTATCGGCTCATTTTGCAATGTTTTAATTTGCAGAATGCCACTTGGCGAAAGCACTATATATCCACCTAGTCATTGCCCAAAATGTAAACAAAATCTCAAATACATCCATAATATACCGCTGTTTTCTTGGATATTCTTGGGCGGACGCTGTGCATTTTGTAAAACAAAAATTTCTATTATTTATCCGCTAGTCGAGCTTGCTTGTGGTATATTTGCTATGACTGGACTATATTTGGGCGAAGGCTTGGTAAATTCGGCATTTTTAGGACTCTGCTTCATACTACTTTTTACGTTAAGCATTATAGATTTTAAACACAACGCCGTACCAGAGATCTTGCTTATATCTGCATACTTTTTTGCTGTTTTTAGTGTTTCAAATCTAACCTTTAATATATTAGATGGCGACTTTTACAGATCTCCTATCATCGTTTCTTTTATATTTGCCGGAGGTATTACTATCATCAAAAACATTGCAAGCGCTTGGATAAATAGAAAAAATAACGGTGAGATAATAGAAACCATGGGAGACGCAGATAGCATCATTATAGCGATCATCGGACTACTTTTAGGAGTAAAACTTGGTGTTATAGCTATACTTTTAGCAGGTATTTTGCAGATAATTTTACATATAATTTTACGCATAAAATCAAACCGAACAGAAGCGCCTTTCATACCGTCATTAAGTTTTGCACTATTTTTAGTTATGATTTTTAGAGACTTTTTCTTAGAACTTTTTGACATTTATACTAAATTTATGGGGTTAAAATGAACAGAGTAAATAGATATCTTTTTAATAGCTTTTTGAGTACTTTTATATCTTTATTTGCTACTCTTTTTCTTATTATGTCGATTGTATTTTTTTTGCAGATAGCTCGCATTACAAGCTATATAGAGATAAGCTTTGTAGAACTTCTTAAACTGTATTTATTTATGATGCCTCAAATCCTACTTTTTACTGTACCAATAGCATTTTTTGTATCCGTTGCTATGAGCTTTTTTAGACTATCAAAAGAAAACGAAAGTATAGTTTTATTTACACTTGGGTACAATCCGAAAAATATAGCGAATTTTTTTATATTTATATCATTTTTGCTTTCAGTCTTACTGCTCATAAACTCTCTTATACTTATGCCTATGGCTCAAAATTTAAATGATAATTTTATAAAATACAAAAAAACAGAACTTAGTCTAAATATAAAGCCTAGTGAATTTGGACAAAAATTCGGCGACTGGATGGTGTTTATAGAAAAAAGAAACGAGCAAAAAGATCTACCAGAGTATGAAAATATAGTCATGTACAACACAGTAGATGACAAAGAACGATTTATAATGGCTCATAGTGGAGATATAAAAAATAACAACTCAAATTTAGAACTTTTACTTCTAAATGGAAAAATGTATGACATATATGATGATAAATGGCACATAAGTACATTTGATGATATGACTATCAGAACATTTACGAAAGATACCACTAAAGAAGATTACTCTTTAAAAGAGTATTGGCAAAAAGCATTTAGCGACGATAAAAGAGCCAAAGATCTAAGCATTTACACGCTTGTGGCTATATTTCCACTAGCTTCAGTATTGTTTGCTCTAAGCTTTGGTATAGTCACTTATAGATACGAAAAAGGCATTATATATTTTGGAATTTTCGGTGTTTTGTTTGTATATTTTGCTCTAATAATGATCTTTGCAAAACAGGTGTTTTACGCGGTGCCGCTTATATCTCTTGGCTTCATTATATCTTCTATGCTGATCTTTAGCAAGAAAATACTTAAAAAATACTAAATGAAAATCACTCTTATCTATTCTTACGATGGTTCTAAATTTAGCGGTTCACAGTCTCAGCCAAATCTACTAAGCGTTGAAGATAAGCTAAACTCGGCTCTAAAACGCGTGGGTATATTTGAGCGCATAGTATCAAGCTCACGCACCGATAAAGGTGTCCATTCTTTAGCACAAGTATCTAGTGTGGAGTGCGGTGAGTTTTGGAAAGATAGACTTAAATGGCTAAAAAAAGAGCTTAATAAACACTCTGCGCCTTATATTTTTATAAAACAGCTATATGAGGTAAGTAGTGACTTTCATCCTCGTTTTTTTGCAAAAGCTAGAAGCTATAGATATATTTTACATCACGGAAAATTTAACCCTTTTTTAAGTGATTATGTATGTTTTTATGATGAGCTGCACTTAGATAGATTAAACAAAGCTTTAGAATACTTTTTAGGGCGACACGATTTTAAGCCTTTTTATAAAGTAGGAAGCGGCGAAAAATCAACCATAAGAGAGATATACCTGGCAAAGGCTTACCAAATTTATAAAGATAAATTCGGTAAAATCAAACGTATAAAAAGTAGTTTTCCGCTACATCAAAGCACTATATCTACACAAAACTTAAATACAAAACCGACCTTTACTATTATAAATTTCAAAGCAAACGGATTTTTAAGAGCACAAGTAAGACTGATGGTAGCAAATGCTTTGCAAGCTTGTAAAAGTGATGAGAGCTTAGCTAAATTTATCTCGAATTTTAAAGAGCAAAAACCGATTACTAGAATGCCCTCACCGCCAAACGGCTTATATTTGAAACGTGTATTTTATTAAATTTAGCTAGTAGTAGATTTTATTTTATTATTTAAATTTATATAGTTTTATCAAAGCAATTCAAGAATTTGTATCTAGTCTAGACACGTAAGACTAAGCTAGATACGACGTATTAAAACTCTTGGGTAAATTCATATCCTGCTGAAGTTAGAGCCAAAGCCACTTTTTCTTGATGTTCCTTGCCCTTAGTCTCAAGAGTGATAGTTATAGACGCGTCGCCGTAACTTAGCTTAGTTGAAAACCTATCATAGTCTATCTTTACGATATTTGCTCCAGAGCTTCTAAGAACATCAGTAAGTCCCATAAGAGCGCCTGGTTTGTCTATCAAAGTAACATTTATGATCATCTTTCTACAGCTTCTTATAAGACCTTTTTCGATGATGACGTTTAGCATTTGAACGTCGATATTTCCGCCGCTTAGTATAGCGCCTATCTTTGCGCCATCAGGAAATTTGAACTTACGCTCTAAAAGAGCAGCTACTGAAACTGCCCCAGCTCCTTCAACTACTATCTTTTGTTGCTCTAAAAGATAAAGTATGGCGTTTGCTATCTCATCATCGCCTACTTGTACCATCTCATCAACGCTCTCAATGATATTTGCCAAAGTTATAGGACTAGCGTCACGCACGGCGATACCATCGGCTATAGTTCTAACGGATTTTGAGTTTAGCTGTTTTTTAGCTTTAAAACTATCAAACATCGCCGGAGCTCCTTTTGCGCTTACACCGATAACTTTTATGTTTGGATTTATCTGTTTAGCACAGCTCGCCACACCACTTATCAGTCCACCACCACCCACAGGAGCTACTATATAGTCAAGATCCGCAACCTCATCAAGCATCTCTAAAGCGATAGTTCCTTGACCAGCTTGAACAAACTCATCATCAAATGGATGTACAAACGTCATAGAGTTTTCTTTAGCATACTGCAAAGCGAACTCATAAGCTTCATCGAAATTATTTCCTTTTAAGATGACTTCTGCCCCTAAAGCTTTTGTCCCTGCTACTTTTGAGAGCGGAGCAGCTTCAGGCATAATGATGACAGCTCTAACACCAAAATGTCTTGCGCTGATAGCTACGCCTTGAGCGTGATTTCCAGCGCTTGCAGCTACCACACCGCACTTTTTGGCTGCTTCATCTAAATGAGCTATTTTATTAAACGCACCCCTAACCTTATAAGCTCCAGTCGTTTGAAGATTCTCTTTTTTAAGATAAATCTCGGCTCCAGTTATCTTGCTAAGTCTTGGAGCAACCGAGAATGGAGTTTTAGAGATAAATCCATCTACAGTTCTTTTTGCTTGGATTATTTTATTTAAGCTTACCACTATTTTTCCTTTTTGTGCTCTATCATTATGCAAGCATCTTGGATGAAATTTATACCAAATTCCTCGGCTTTTTGCTTCGCCTCATCGTTTATTATACCTAGTTGGAGCCAAAAATTCTTTGCACCTACTGCTTTAACCTCTTCTAAAAGCGTGAGTGCAAACTCGCCTTTTCTAAACATTACAACCGTATCTATTTTATCTTTGATATCAGTTAGTCTTTGATATATCTTATGTCCTCTTATCTCGCCCTTTTTTGGATATACAGGATAAACATTAAAGCCTTGATCGATAAGATAGTTTCCAACTATATTACTAGATTTGCTAGCATCCGGGCTAAATCCTACTATTGCTATGTTTTTCATGGAATTTAGAATATCTCGCATAATCGCTCTTTTTAAAAGTAAAATTGAAAAATTGTAGCTAAAAAAAGTTAAAAGAATTATAAAGAAAATGTTTTATGTAAGCTTTGGTGGATTATTAAAATATTCCACCAAATTTTGGCTATTTTACCTTAGAGATATATTTTACATCGATCTCGTTTCTTTCTAACATATCATTATCTACCTCGCCTTTGATCTCAACTAAGTCCTCACTACCTACAAAAAGTCCTCTCCATACATCATCGTCTATCTCTACTATGATACTTCCAGTACCGTCGCTAAACTCGTATTTATCGTGCTTTATCTGTTTTACTATCTTTCCTTTTAAACTTACCATAGTATCGTCTCTAGCACTAAGAGCCTCTTTTACAGAGATATTTTGATAAGCAGCAGAGCCTACGTAGCCGCCCGATTTTCCAGGAGTTATAGCACTTTGTCCGTTATATCCACCAGCACCAAAAGCTAAAGATGCAGCGACCAAAGATAAAACTAATATTTTTTTCATGTTAATCCCTTTTTATATAAATTTTATAAAATTATTGTATAAAAATTTTGTTAAAATATTGTTAAGGGTTAAATTAATTTCAAATTTCTCAAACACTTTAATAAATTTAAAATATTTTTGAATAAATTTTGACTATAATCTAAAGAAGCTTTTAAAACACATAAAGGATAAAAATGATAAAAGAAGATAGCTTAATAAGCAATATTAAGGAGCATTTTAACACTCTTTTAAATGCTAGAAGCTTAGCAATTAGCAATGATAAGAGAATTTTAGAATTCCTACTAGAAAAATCGAGATTTAAAAATGAGTATAAAGAGAGATTTTTTCAGACACAATATGGAGCTTTAATCTTTAAAAAAGATGAGTTTTTAAATTTTTTGGATTTGAGATTGCTTAGTCATAGCTACACAAGCTTTTCAAACAAAATAGGACTTGGAGCTAGCGAGAAAAAATTTCTTAAAAACAGCCAGGATATCGTGCTAAATTTCCCTTTTAAAGATTGCATTTTAAAAGGCGCACAAAGCAAAGATGATGAGAAAAACACGGAATTATTTTTTAATAATATCTTAGCTAAAAGTGAAATTGATGTGCTTTTTGCCCCAAAAGTGCTAAATAACTTTGAGCTTATAGGGGGGGGGCAGAACGATACTTTAGAAAATGTGCTTAAAAACAAGCCAAATTTACTTATAAAAGGCAATAATCTAATCGCCCTACACACTCTAAAAGAGTATTTTCGCCACCAAAGCGAACAAAACAAAGTCAAACTAATCTACATAGATCCACCTTATAACACCGGTAGTGATAGCTTTAACTATAACGATAGATTTAATCACAGCACTTATTTAACCTTTATGAAAAATCGCCTAGAAATCGCAAGAGAGCTTTTAAGGGATGATGGGGTGATTTTCGTCCAATGCGATGATAACGAACAAGCCTATTTAAAAGTGCTTATGGATGAGATTTTTGGGAGAGAGAATTTTGTTTGTAATCTTATACCATTGATGAATCCAAGAGGCAGACAAGAATCAGCATATCCAATAGCAAAATCACACGAATATATTTTGTGTTATTCTAAAAAAGAAGATGCAGCTACATTTTTTAACTTTGGCATAACTAAAAACGAAGAAATAAGCGATGAAATAAGGCTTTTATCTTTGAGAAAATCTGGCAACGCTTCATTAAGAAAAGATAGACCAAATATGTTTTATCCAATTTTTTATAACACAAAAACAAATTTAATTTATACAAAGCAAACAAACGATGAATTTGAAATTGCTATTTATCCAATAAAAACAAATGGAGATGAAGGCAGATGGAGATGGCAAAAATCAAATGTAGAAAATAACATAGACTTATTAGTTTGTAAAAAAAATTCAAAAGATGAATATGATATTTATGTAAAAGACTATATTATTAAAGACGGACAAACAAGAGGTGAAAAAACAAAAACTTTTGTTATTGATAAAAATATTATTAACGATAAAGCCAAAGAACATTTAGAGCAACTTTTTAATAATAAAGAAGGTTTTTCTTATCCAAAAAGCGAATTTTTACTTCAAAGAATAATTGAAATCTCTACAAACGAAAACGACCTAGTCTTAGACTTTTTTGCTGGCTCTGGCACTACGCTAGCAGTGGCGCATAAGATGAAAAGACGCTATATAGGTATCGAGCAAATGGACTATATTAAAAGCATTACAAAAGAGAGATTAAAAAAGGTAATTGAAGGCGAGCAAGGCGGGATTAGCAAAGCTGTAAGCTGGAGTGGCGGTGGAAATTTAATTTATTGCGAATTAGCTAGTTTAAATGCCAAATTTATAGAAAAAATAGAAAATTCAAGCGATGAAAATGAGCTAAATCAAATTTATGAAAATTTACAAAAATTAGCTTTTATAGATTATAGAGTGGATATCAAAAATGATTTAAAAGATATGGAATTTTCAAATTTAGATTTTATAGATAAAAAGAGAATTCTCAAAAAATGCTTAGATAGAAATATGGATTATATCCCTTATGCTGATATGGATGATAGCGAGTATAAGATAGATGAGCAAACTAGAATTCTAAATGACATTTTCTACAAAGGTGGCAATGATGAGTAAGCTATATGAAGAGATAATCTCTGAATATGGCAAAAAGCCTTTAAGAGATATGGAAATCCCAAACCACATAAGAGATAATATCAGTAAAGAGCTTCGCCCATATCAAATAGAAGCTATAAAATACTATCTAG carries:
- a CDS encoding prepilin peptidase, translated to MEIYYTLFFIFGVCIGSFCNVLICRMPLGESTIYPPSHCPKCKQNLKYIHNIPLFSWIFLGGRCAFCKTKISIIYPLVELACGIFAMTGLYLGEGLVNSAFLGLCFILLFTLSIIDFKHNAVPEILLISAYFFAVFSVSNLTFNILDGDFYRSPIIVSFIFAGGITIIKNIASAWINRKNNGEIIETMGDADSIIIAIIGLLLGVKLGVIAILLAGILQIILHIILRIKSNRTEAPFIPSLSFALFLVMIFRDFFLELFDIYTKFMGLK
- the coaBC gene encoding bifunctional phosphopantothenoylcysteine decarboxylase/phosphopantothenate--cysteine ligase CoaBC translates to MMKNKRVLLAVCGSVSFYKAYEILSMLKKEGANVRVMLSDGALKFTNILSFEALCDEKVLSSVSEDWQKGVNHINYSKNDLIIIAPASANTINKIAYGIADSVFLQTILASTCPKLIAPSANNNMLENFATKKSLEILSQNGYEICEPVSKTLACKDFGKGALNEPKTIVAMARRILNKDEFYANKKVIITGGATTEKIDDVRGITNFSSGKMAKALADAFYYAGSEVIFISSTQFEVPYKIVKFQSSNELLETINSQKVKGNDLLVMCAAVSDYIPKNKFNGKMKKDENGLNLELILNKDILKNINLNCKKIGFKMEMDKKTAVQNALNLLKDKNLDAVCLNVLGGDIHFGSDETSICFITKTDSKSTELKSKFEVAKDIVEFSKSI
- a CDS encoding CoA-binding protein, whose amino-acid sequence is MRDILNSMKNIAIVGFSPDASKSSNIVGNYLIDQGFNVYPVYPKKGEIRGHKIYQRLTDIKDKIDTVVMFRKGEFALTLLEEVKAVGAKNFWLQLGIINDEAKQKAEEFGINFIQDACIMIEHKKEK
- the ilvA gene encoding threonine ammonia-lyase, translated to MVSLNKIIQAKRTVDGFISKTPFSVAPRLSKITGAEIYLKKENLQTTGAYKVRGAFNKIAHLDEAAKKCGVVAASAGNHAQGVAISARHFGVRAVIIMPEAAPLSKVAGTKALGAEVILKGNNFDEAYEFALQYAKENSMTFVHPFDDEFVQAGQGTIALEMLDEVADLDYIVAPVGGGGLISGVASCAKQINPNIKVIGVSAKGAPAMFDSFKAKKQLNSKSVRTIADGIAVRDASPITLANIIESVDEMVQVGDDEIANAILYLLEQQKIVVEGAGAVSVAALLERKFKFPDGAKIGAILSGGNIDVQMLNVIIEKGLIRSCRKMIINVTLIDKPGALMGLTDVLRSSGANIVKIDYDRFSTKLSYGDASITITLETKGKEHQEKVALALTSAGYEFTQEF
- a CDS encoding site-specific DNA-methyltransferase, whose translation is MIKEDSLISNIKEHFNTLLNARSLAISNDKRILEFLLEKSRFKNEYKERFFQTQYGALIFKKDEFLNFLDLRLLSHSYTSFSNKIGLGASEKKFLKNSQDIVLNFPFKDCILKGAQSKDDEKNTELFFNNILAKSEIDVLFAPKVLNNFELIGGGQNDTLENVLKNKPNLLIKGNNLIALHTLKEYFRHQSEQNKVKLIYIDPPYNTGSDSFNYNDRFNHSTYLTFMKNRLEIARELLRDDGVIFVQCDDNEQAYLKVLMDEIFGRENFVCNLIPLMNPRGRQESAYPIAKSHEYILCYSKKEDAATFFNFGITKNEEISDEIRLLSLRKSGNASLRKDRPNMFYPIFYNTKTNLIYTKQTNDEFEIAIYPIKTNGDEGRWRWQKSNVENNIDLLVCKKNSKDEYDIYVKDYIIKDGQTRGEKTKTFVIDKNIINDKAKEHLEQLFNNKEGFSYPKSEFLLQRIIEISTNENDLVLDFFAGSGTTLAVAHKMKRRYIGIEQMDYIKSITKERLKKVIEGEQGGISKAVSWSGGGNLIYCELASLNAKFIEKIENSSDENELNQIYENLQKLAFIDYRVDIKNDLKDMEFSNLDFIDKKRILKKCLDRNMDYIPYADMDDSEYKIDEQTRILNDIFYKGGNDE
- a CDS encoding YgiW/YdeI family stress tolerance OB fold protein; this translates as MKKILVLSLVAASLAFGAGGYNGQSAITPGKSGGYVGSAAYQNISVKEALSARDDTMVSLKGKIVKQIKHDKYEFSDGTGSIIVEIDDDVWRGLFVGSEDLVEIKGEVDNDMLERNEIDVKYISKVK
- the uppS gene encoding polyprenyl diphosphate synthase translates to MNKLDHLAIIMDGNGRWAKNHGLIRTKGHEVGAKAVTDIAKFCIENSIKNLTLYAFSTENWKRPKKEVDFLMKLLKDFLVSKRDLFIQNSIKFHTIGDIEPFSKDLKDEILNLKNLTSKFDKLNFILAINYGGRDEIIRAANKALGHSKDGKLSEKSLSQNLDTSEFGDVDLLIRTGGEQRLSNFLLWQASYAELCFTPTLWPDFKSSELKDIIQKYQKTHRKFGGL
- a CDS encoding LptF/LptG family permease, giving the protein MNRVNRYLFNSFLSTFISLFATLFLIMSIVFFLQIARITSYIEISFVELLKLYLFMMPQILLFTVPIAFFVSVAMSFFRLSKENESIVLFTLGYNPKNIANFFIFISFLLSVLLLINSLILMPMAQNLNDNFIKYKKTELSLNIKPSEFGQKFGDWMVFIEKRNEQKDLPEYENIVMYNTVDDKERFIMAHSGDIKNNNSNLELLLLNGKMYDIYDDKWHISTFDDMTIRTFTKDTTKEDYSLKEYWQKAFSDDKRAKDLSIYTLVAIFPLASVLFALSFGIVTYRYEKGIIYFGIFGVLFVYFALIMIFAKQVFYAVPLISLGFIISSMLIFSKKILKKY
- a CDS encoding tRNA pseudouridine synthase A, which encodes MKITLIYSYDGSKFSGSQSQPNLLSVEDKLNSALKRVGIFERIVSSSRTDKGVHSLAQVSSVECGEFWKDRLKWLKKELNKHSAPYIFIKQLYEVSSDFHPRFFAKARSYRYILHHGKFNPFLSDYVCFYDELHLDRLNKALEYFLGRHDFKPFYKVGSGEKSTIREIYLAKAYQIYKDKFGKIKRIKSSFPLHQSTISTQNLNTKPTFTIINFKANGFLRAQVRLMVANALQACKSDESLAKFISNFKEQKPITRMPSPPNGLYLKRVFY